The nucleotide window cattcccccccgtgtctgcgtgggtttcctccgggtgctccagcttctctcacagtccaaagatgtgcaggttaggtggattggccatgctaaattgccccttagagtcccaagatgtgtactttgggggatttgcaaggtaagtatgtggggttatggagataatgtaggggtagggcctagataagatgctctgctggagagtcggtgcagactcgatgggccaaatggcctccttctgcactgtagggattctgtgatcaagagatatagggggaaggtgggatcaggatattgaatttgatgatcaaatgaatgatggagcgtgcttgaagagccgaatggcctactcctgtttctattttctatgatgtggagttgctggcgttggactgaggtgggcacagtaagtagtctcacaacaccaggttaagtccaacaggtttatttggtagcacgagctttaggagtgctgctccttcatcaggcactcacctgagactacttactgtgcctatttTCTATGTGTATTTCTATGTATGATCTCCCAAGCTCATGCATTGTATTGGGATGATGattatttaattgagtttttaacTGGATATTGTGTTGTGTGTTTAGTAACTTTTGTTTGTTTCAGATATCGAGAAGAAATTGAGGACAGGATGTTGCATTATTGTCTTGCTCATCTAGCCTATCATTTCAGCAGACAGTTGCCCAAACGCAGTCGAGCAAAATTGTAAGCATACCTTTCTGAATGTGAGGAATTTTCAACAGCCTAAGAACCCATCGCATTCTCATCCCTCGTCTGTTCCAAGGTAGAATCATATTGGGCTCGAAACATTGGACAGAATTCTCCAACCGTTCCCGcctgcgggattctccggtcctcctAGCAGCACGCTTCCGCTCGCGGGTTTCCCGCCcccgtggggtgatgtcaatgggaattcccattgacagtggtgggaccagggaatcctgctgctagcaaacaacgcgccacttcCCGCCGGCAGGGAGCGCACGGCTGGGGGAgcctggagaatctcgcccattaactctgtgcctccatagatgctgcctgacctgctgagtttttccagcactttgagaTTCCATTTTCTTGCCACTTAACTCAACCTTTTTGCttcctctccccaaccctcctggGTGAGATCACATAGAGTCGTAGAgacgtagaggtttacagcatggaaacaggccctttggctcaacctgtccatgccgcccagatttTACCACAAAGCTacccccaattgcccacatttggcccatatccctcgatacccatcttacccatgtaactgtctaaatggtttCATtggataattttgtcttttaaaaagcaagtatgcctccttcaccactctgtccacctgtgactccactttcaaggcgctatgaacctgtatccctagatttctttgttctataactctccccaacaccctaccaataCAATGAATGGGTCTTGTTGAGATACAGTTCCTTGGGCATTAAACACCACCACGATCTTATCAAAGAGATCATCTGTCATGTGTCAACAATGACAGCAAATGCTGGGAGGCTATTTTGAAAGTGTGAAAACTGAGTCCAAATTCATCCCTCACCCAGctccacacacgcacacttcCAGCGCAGTTTGTGGATCCCAGTTGGAAGGGGGGGACTGTGCCCAGCTATCTCCTCCTTCACTCGAGGTGCTAAAGGCTCTGAAACATGCAGCTGCAGCACTGACTGGGGACTGAACCTGGGACTTATTtccctgaaacacaaacagaaaatgctggagaaactcagcaggtctgacagcatctgtggagagagaatagagccaacgtttcgagtctggatgacccttcctcagagctgaagGCGAAGAAAATCAGACATGAATTATACTgtgcgtggggtgggggggggggtgtaattggacaaagggaatgtaaatggtgatgataaaggctgagaaaggagCTAATAGCGTCCATTCAGAGATTGGATTGTGTGAATGGTTGATTGGTGCAGATTGTTAGAGGACAAGTAGCagttggccttttgcaatgttgaagtgaagcccaatgcaaactggagagaCAGCACCGCATCTTCCAACTGGGCACTTtatagccttccggactgaacattgagttcaacaacttcagacctaaACTCGCCCCCATTTCCATTAATTTTATtgaatttcatttcttcttttcatttcatttatcACTTTTTATTCTTATTTTTGTTTTTCCACCTCTGAAATCTCACTCTCCAATTTGTCTTTCAACTgcgtcacgccccccccccccctcccccaccccccggtccCAGTCCCCGTCCTTCAACCCCTACCAgggccacattcctcaggttgtctGACAATctctacctttgttctgccattcacacattccgatctcttaatggacgctgtTCGCACCTTTCCTAGCCTTAATCAACattatttacatttcctttgtccaattacagcccttctccccctcccaccctcacagtataattcatgtctgattttctttgcttttagctttgacgaagggtcatccagactcgaaacgttggctctattctctccccacagatgctgtcggacttgctaagattttccagcactttccgtttttgtttcaggttccagcacccGCTGATCTTTCCGTTAGCTCAGCTCCAGATCGATCAACTCTCTGAGCGAggacgggattgggggggggggggaagaatcaaATGAGGGTCTTTGGTGTTCTTAATGTTGTGTCTTGTGATGTGGGAATTCTTCTCGTATTTTCTCTCAGGCAAAGCATGAAAGAATGCTGCCACAGAAAAAAACGCATTTATGCATGGAGTATTTTGGGAGGGAGGATACAGGGTGTGTAACAAACCTCTTTACAGCAGCAACTCCAGAACTCTCTTGCTGCCAGTAACCTATACATTGACAATCAAATTCATTAACGATGATAGCATTGGTGGAACTAATAGGCAGAGCAAGAGCAGTAAAAATCTGTGATGTGTTGAATTTACTAAAGACCGGAAAACCCTCTGCCCTCTCGGTTTGTTAATCTCAGAGCACGTTGTAGAAAAGCTTCTTCTTTAATTTAACTAATCACAGGTCCTATCGCTGTCCCACTCGCTTGCTGTTCAACAGCGGATCaggctcgatggatcgaatggcctatttctgcttctacatcttgatgtggagttgccggtgttggactgaggtgggctcagtaagtagtctcacagcaccaggttaaaatccaacaggtttatttggtactatgagcttttggagcgttgctccttcacctgatgaaggagcagcgctccgaaagctcgtgctaccaaataaacctgttggactttaacctggtgttgtgatactacTTACTGCTCCTACATCTTGTAACAGCTAAAATCTCAAGTGGCTTAACGGACGGGATTGTGTGTCTTGTTTATATCAGAAACCTGCCCAGCTTTAGGCCACAGCACCTTCTGTTGAAAATAGGTTTGAAAAGTCTCAttgcccacccccgcccccttctCCACTAACCCTTCCTCTCCACTAACCCTTCCTCTCCACTAACCCTTCCTCTGCCCATTCACAGGGCTGAGCAGAGAGTGGAACTTATCATCAGAGTTTTCTGTTGAAATGGTCGCTGCTGTGAGTTGTCTGTTCAAACACTTGTTACAAAAACCCATCAAACGGATTGTAATCTGGGAGTTCAGAAGCCCATTGATACTAATCAATTGCTTCCCTTACTTGGGTGAAACAATACAATGCGAAAGACTTCCATTGTGCTCAGCTGTTTCCTGTGTTAATTGATGGCACTTTCCAAGTTGCACAGAAATTGTGCGTATCCAACTGGCTGGCCTGCATCTAGTCGCCAAGGAAACAAAATTGGGGAGCTGATGGCCTggtgctattatcgctagactattaatccagaaactcagttaatgttctggggacccgggtttgaatccctcagcagcagatggtggaatttgaattcaataaaaagatatatatatatatatatcaggaattaagaatctactgatgaccatgaaacccattgttgattgtcgggaaaatcccatctggttcaccaatgtcctttagggaaggaaatctaccggtctggcctacatgtgactccagggccatagcaatatgattgactcccaactgcccttgggcaactagggatggacaataaatgctgcccagccagtgacgcccatgtcccatgaatgaataaaaataaatggctATCAGATCCCACAGGAGAACATTTCAAAATATTTCTGTGACATTTGCAGAGATCAAGTACTGCTGCATCACACTGTCACTTTATCACAATATTtttacaatttttacagatgcaccatagaaagcatcctttccggttgtatcacagcttggtctgggctcctgctctgactaacaccgcaagaaactacaaagggtcatgaatgtagcccagtccatcactcaaaccagcctcccatccattgactccgtctacagttcccgctgcctcagaaaagctgccagcgtaattaagtaccccacgcaccctggacattctctcttccaccttcttccttcgggaaaaagcctggggtcacgtaccaaccgactcaagaacctgctgctgtcagacttttgaatgaacttacctcgcattaagttgatctttctctacaccctagctatgactgtaacactacattctgcattctctcatttccttctcccctatgtactctatgaacggtatgctttgtctgtacagtgcgcaagaaacaatacttttcactgtattccaacacgtgtgacaataataaatcaaatcaagtaacaAAAACGTGTGACCTCAGCCAAGGTGTCACAGTTGGCTTGAACCTTCCCAGACTAAGGAGCCAAAAGGAGCCAATGTCTTTGTTTGTAATTACCACTCAATGGAAACAGCATACACGTGGCATTTGGTCAGAATagagttagatttggttgtgttgCTGTCACCAATGTtcagaggcaccatagaaagcatcctttcttgttgcatcatagaatcatagaatccctacagtgtggaaggaggccattcggcccatcacgtctgcactaaccacaattccactctggccctatccccataactctatgcatttaccctagctggttccccctgacactaaggggcaatttagaatggccaatccgcctaacccgcacatctttggactgtgggaggaaacaggagcacccggaggaaacccacgcagacatggggagaacgtgcagactccgcacatacagtgacccgagccgagaattgaacccgggtccctgcgctgaGAGGCAGAGTACTAACCGctctgccaccgtaccacccatatcacagcttggtatggctcctcctctgaccaagaccgcaagaaactacaaagagttatgaatgtagcccaatccatcacgcaaactaacctcccatccattgactctgtctccacttcccgctgcctcggcaaggcagccagcataattaaggaccccacgcaccccggacattctctcttccaccttcttcctttggagaAAAGATACACTCAGGTACTGTGGATAGCTGGATAAATGGCAACTTGAGTGATGGAACCAAAATGAAACATTCTCTGACTATCAGCAGCATTGAGAAAAATAATTTACAGCGAGAAGTCTTTGAGAAGTTCCATTTCCAGGagcaggtttgatttgatttattattgtcacatgtattaacatacagtgaaaaatattgtttcttgtgcgctatacagacaaaacataccgttcatagagaaggaaaggagagagtgcagaatgtagtgtgacagtcatagctagggtgtagagaaagatcaacttaatgcgaggtaggtccattcaaaagtctgacagcagcagggaagaagctgttcttgagtcggttggtacgtgatctcagacttttgtatctttctcctgacggaagaaggtggaagagagaatgtccggggtgtgtggggaccttaattatgctggctgctttgctgaggcagcgggaagtgtagacagagtcaatggatgggaggctggtttgtgtgatggattgggctacattcacgaccttttgtaattccttgcggtcttgggcggagcaggagccataccaagctgtgatacatccagaaagaatgctttctatggtacatctgtaaaagttgtagagagtcgcagctgacataccaaatttctgtGTACAGTAGATGAATATTACACAAATGCCTCATGGGAATATGTTTCGAGTCATGTTGTTGCTGCATTCTCTTTGTTCATTCCCACATCAATACAACACCCTTTTGTACTGACTCACACAGTTGTAAACATTTATACTGAGGGTCAGCTAAGCTCACAGTGCTGAGCACATAAAATTGTGGTATTTTAAAATACTTCAACAACATATATTTAGAAAATTCCACTAATTCTGTACATGAAAGCTGGGGTATGTTTTAACAAAGAGTCGTGTGTGGATGACAGTGTTTAATAATTTTGCTTAAAGTTTGCAATTCATTTAGAATTCTTCTTTTGAAGGAACATTGTCCTTTAATCCCGctgtaataagtctgcggaggtagaattcccttccccaaaatccctttatttacaaactctaacagcagtacacagagtgctcgcagtcggCAGACTACctccgggggtgccagaggaactgacactcctggttaaagtacaaggcaaagactccctgattggcccatcaactgGATCCTTAATCGGGGAGTTCATGCTCCAATAGGTCAgcctcaatggcctgactgaagtcatgacATCTGCTCGCCTCCTCTTTTGGCCTCTCTGGACCAGACATTCTCCAGGAAGGTGACAGAAGACATGACCCAGACCTCTGTCCTTTCCAGGATTGAGTTGACTTGGTGTTTGGACCATTCGTTTCGAGGGATGGTGCCTGGTCCCTGAGCAGTGACTGCCTGCCTCTAGTGAGTGAAGCCAGCAGCTCAGAGGGTGAAGAAATCTGTAATGTCGCTGTTTTGTGGCATTGTACATTGCAACAAGATACAGCTGTTagggaaaaaaacatttataAAGCACCCTTCAAACCAGCGATGTGTCAAAGCTAATTAAGTACATTTAAAGAGTATTCCTTGTTTAATGTAGAGAGTAGCTCCCACCAACAGAAAAGTAATAATGAGCATATAATCTGCTgttgtggtgttgattgagggataaacattggccagaacaccaggaaaGCTTTCTCTAGCTTCAACTTAGAGCCACAGGACCCTTTGTACCCATCTGAGAGAGCAgatgaggcctcagtttaatgtcataTTTGAGAAGcgacacctccgacagtgcagcaccccctcagtactgcactggagtgtcagcctcggTGTTTgccctcaagtcctggagtggggtttgaaatCGGAACCTTCTGACTCTTCGCTGTGaatgttaccaactgagccacagctgacacactTGGCACTTCAGGCTTTGCCCCTTGTCTCTTCTAAGCTCCAAGTGGCCCATTCCATCTCCTCTTTCTCCTCAGCCTGCATTGAAATCAAAACCTCATGCACCCCTCCCACACTAATTAATTCTTAAAGAATGCTTGGACCACTGGAAATTCCTAATCTTAGGCACTGATAATTTTTTGTGCTCTTAAAATGTCAGCTGAGCAGCACCTgatcacatagaaactagaagcaggaggaggccattcagcccttcgagccagctccaccattcattttgatcatggctgatcatcaaattctatatcctgattcccccttcccccaatatccctcgatccctttaagcccccaagagctatatctaatttcttcttgaaatcagacaatgttttggcctcaactactttctgtggcagtgaattccacactttcaccaccctctgggtgaagaaatttctcctcacctcagttctaaaaggtttactccttatccacaaactatgaccactagttctagactcccccactatcgggaacattctttctgaatctaccctgaataaccctgttagaattttatatgttgatgtgagatcccctcactcttttgaactccaatgagtacaagccaAACCAaccaagtctctcctcatatgacagacctgccatcccaggaatcagcctgataaacctttgctgtactccctctatagcaaggacatccttcctcattcAAAATTCTTCATTtaatgccccttagtttcctaacAGATATCTATATTCCAAACAAAGGGCAGCCAATGACTGACCACAGGCTAAACCTAGGAAATAAAATGAGCATTTATTGCTGCACTGGTTCCTCAAGCAGATAGCCTGAGATGGCAAATCTTCCAACCAGTTTTTTATTCCTGTTTGTCATTGGTTAGAATTAGTTCCAAGGCCATTAATATAAATTCTCAAAGAGAGAGAACTTGCCTGGGGAGGCGAAGAATGAATTCTTCCCAGTTTGCCTCTCAAGTAGAATTAACCTTGTCTGCTGACCGGGGGGATTCAGTCACGGGGGGGATTCAGTCACGGGGGGGGACTCAGTCACGGGGAAATCATTGATCTACTTTAGAGCAGAGATGTCCAATTTTTTTTGTCTTCAAGATGTGCAGCAAGGAGCTTTGGGGGTGTATGTATCTTCACTTACTGTTACTAAGAGAGTTTGGTGTTTGATGATCGAGCGGTGTAACttggggcactgtgaggcaatgtAACTTGAAACATCCCTTACCAAACAACCTCCAGCCTCACATACTTCAAACTAGAAAAAAAACAAGTAAAAGAAAATGCAAGCACATATTGGGGTGGGTAAGGTTCAGGAACTGCGCAGTGCCTTTCTGCTGCAGGTGTCTTTCTACCCTagtgaaaagaacaaagaacagtacagcacaggaacaggcccttcagccccccaagcctgtgccatcacgttgtcctgtctggagcaaccgcttgtatccctctattccccatctgctcatgtgtctatcaagataagtcttaaatgtggctaacgtgtctgtctcaaccacttcacttgacggtgcattccaggcccccactgccctctgtgtaaaaaaactccccccgcacatctccactgaacctttcccccctaatgttgaacttgtgcccccttgtagtagtcatttctgccctgggaaaaagcttccaactgttcaccctatctatacccctcataattttataaacttctatcaagtcgtccctcagcctccgtctttccagggagaacaatcccagtttattcaatatctcctcatagctaataccctccataccaggcaacatcctggtaaacctttactgtactctctccaaagcctccacgtccttctgatagtgtggtgaccagaattggacacagtatcccaaatgaggccgaaccaatgttttatataactgtaagagttttaacaacaccgggttaaagtccaacaggtttatttggtagcaaataccattagctttcggagcgctgctccttcgtcagatggagtggaaataaacctgttggactttaacccggtgttgttaaaactcttactgtgtccaccccagtccaacgccggcatctccacatcatgacttgtataactgtaacataatttaccaacttttatactcgatgccccagccgatgaaggcaagcatgccacatgctttcttcaccagctttcccacctgtgctgccacttttaaggatttgtggactgtattcccagatctctctgtgtgtctatgctcctgattgttctgccatttattttatagctcccacctgaaatgGATCGACCAaactgcattacttcacatttgtctggattaaattccatctatcatttctctgcccaatattCCAGCCTATCAGTGTGTTTGGAGGGAGGTTTACTGACAGGGTTAAGTTTATGCACCATTTTTGTAATTAATTTGCATTGAAGTTGTCTATGAAAAGTGCCAATTATTATTGCTGTTAATAATTTGTATTTGCTTGCAGTGAAATCCTGGTACTCTTCCTGGTGACTGTTCTCCTCTTCCCGCAGATATTTGTGCTGCTAAGGTAAATCAAACATTTGAAACAAAAAGTAACCCTAACCCGATTCCAGAAGACTGGGTAAGATGTCCA belongs to Mustelus asterias chromosome 22, sMusAst1.hap1.1, whole genome shotgun sequence and includes:
- the LOC144509825 gene encoding uncharacterized protein LOC144509825 isoform X2, producing the protein MKETAKPPRVYFPIFKGFAPFIHRYREEIEDRMLHYCLAHLAYHFSRQLPKRSRAKFEILVLFLVTVLLFPQIFVLLSKLAN
- the LOC144509825 gene encoding uncharacterized protein LOC144509825 isoform X3, whose translation is MKETAKPPRVYFPIFKGFAPFIHRYREEIEDRMLHYCLAHLAYHFSRQLPKRSRAKFEILVLFLVTVLLFPQIFVLLRVRLC